One stretch of Rhodospirillaceae bacterium DNA includes these proteins:
- a CDS encoding chemotaxis protein, with amino-acid sequence MNSIDSLRAKVARILAVYICLHLPLVALLEWLVVGGLGWLSGIALVIALAVAVFSWLSTGTSLQLFQSVAMMLMIGLIVAVMENQPWQIDIHMYFFASLAMLTAFCDWRAILAGTVTIALHHLSLNFLLPAAIFPGGGDFFRVVLHAVIVLIEAGVLMWVSQYLARTLSNAALALGEAEAAHRQAEHAAQHERETEARAKSEQRAVLGRIASDFERAVQSVINEVTTGTSRVATLAGGMTHVAQENAAKAAQAAEASGATTGDAQAIAAAAEELTASVSEIQRQAQRSNEITARAVEQATVTSSSVADLTSAAQKIGDIIHLINDIASQTNLLALNATIEAARAGEAGKGFAVVAGEVKSLAGQTAKATEEISAQINAIQSATGKSAEAIRTISDIIGEISGIAHEISSSVEQQNQATREIASSAQSVSQRTGETTEIISNVQVVANDTGVTATEVSNAVQSLVAQSTHLQTEVQNFLRSLPTD; translated from the coding sequence ATGAATTCGATCGACAGTTTGCGCGCCAAGGTAGCGCGGATCCTCGCCGTCTATATCTGCCTGCATCTGCCGCTCGTGGCGCTGCTGGAATGGCTGGTGGTGGGCGGTCTCGGCTGGCTGTCCGGCATCGCGCTGGTAATCGCCCTCGCGGTCGCGGTGTTCAGCTGGTTGAGCACGGGCACCAGCCTGCAGCTCTTTCAATCGGTCGCCATGATGCTGATGATCGGCCTCATCGTCGCGGTGATGGAGAACCAGCCCTGGCAGATCGATATCCACATGTATTTCTTCGCCTCGCTTGCGATGTTGACCGCATTCTGCGATTGGCGCGCCATCCTCGCCGGGACGGTCACCATTGCACTTCACCATCTGTCACTCAATTTTCTGCTGCCGGCAGCGATCTTCCCGGGCGGCGGCGATTTTTTCCGCGTCGTGCTACATGCGGTGATCGTGCTCATCGAGGCCGGCGTGCTGATGTGGGTGTCGCAATACCTGGCCCGCACACTCTCCAATGCGGCCTTGGCCCTGGGCGAAGCGGAAGCCGCTCATCGCCAGGCCGAACATGCCGCCCAGCACGAACGCGAGACCGAGGCGCGCGCGAAATCCGAACAGCGCGCCGTCCTTGGCCGCATCGCCAGCGATTTCGAACGTGCTGTGCAGTCGGTGATCAATGAAGTGACGACGGGGACCAGCCGCGTGGCGACACTTGCCGGCGGCATGACCCATGTGGCGCAAGAAAACGCAGCCAAGGCAGCGCAGGCGGCGGAAGCTTCCGGTGCCACGACGGGCGATGCCCAGGCCATTGCCGCGGCGGCCGAAGAACTTACTGCCTCGGTCTCGGAGATCCAGCGACAGGCGCAGCGATCGAACGAGATCACCGCGCGCGCCGTCGAGCAGGCGACCGTCACCTCATCGTCGGTGGCGGACCTTACCAGTGCCGCGCAGAAGATCGGCGACATCATCCATCTCATCAACGATATCGCCAGCCAGACCAACCTTCTGGCGCTCAACGCGACCATCGAAGCCGCCCGCGCGGGCGAGGCCGGCAAGGGATTTGCCGTGGTGGCCGGCGAAGTCAAATCGCTGGCCGGGCAGACGGCCAAGGCCACCGAGGAGATCTCGGCCCAGATCAACGCCATTCAATCGGCGACCGGCAAATCGGCCGAGGCCATCCGGACCATCAGCGACATCATCGGCGAGATCAGCGGCATCGCCCATGAGATCAGCTCATCGGTCGAGCAGCAGAACCAGGCGACACGCGAAATCGCCAGTTCGGCGCAGTCCGTTTCGCAGCGCACCGGGGAAACCACCGAGATCATCTCGAATGTTCAGGTGGTCGCAAACGATACCGGCGTCACGGCGACCGAGGTTTCCAACGCGGTCCAAAGCCTGGTCGCGCAATCGACCCATCTGCAGACCGAGGTGCAGAACTTCCTGCGCTCCTTGCCGACGGACTAG
- a CDS encoding DUF1244 domain-containing protein gives MDDKTKVELEAAAFRRLVQHLQERTDVQNIDMMNLAGFCRNCLSRWYREAADARGLSVPDPAAREIVYGMPYDVWKTKYQAEASAEKKAAFEQNKPKD, from the coding sequence ATGGACGACAAGACCAAGGTTGAACTCGAAGCTGCCGCCTTCCGCCGCCTGGTGCAGCATCTCCAGGAACGCACCGACGTGCAGAACATCGACATGATGAATCTGGCCGGCTTTTGTCGCAATTGTCTGTCGCGCTGGTATCGCGAGGCTGCCGATGCCCGTGGCCTGAGCGTCCCGGACCCGGCCGCCCGCGAGATCGTCTACGGCATGCCGTATGACGTCTGGAAAACGAAGTACCAGGCCGAGGCATCAGCCGAGAAGAAGGCCGCGTTCGAGCAGAACAAGCCGAAGGATTGA
- a CDS encoding carboxylate-amine ligase, which translates to MTEPAFTLGIEEEYLLVDRASRDLVVDPPRALFEEAQAQLGVHVSPEFMRSQIEIGTGICTSLGEAREQLRRLRATLAEITAHHGLAIVAASTHPFADWGGQKHTDKERYNALARDIGGPVRRLLICGMHVHVGIEDPELRIDLMSQASYFLPHLLALSTSSPFWRGADTGLKSYRLAVFNELPRTGLPEIFDSFGEYQRHLDVLISAGLIEDGSKLWWDLRPSARFPTLEMRIADACTLLEDTLAIAAMYRCVLRMLYRLRRGNQRWRRYSAMLLNENRWRAQRYGIDEGLVDFGKGRIVPMRDLIGEMLVLLQEDAEFFGCTAELAHTRAILDRGTSAHRQLAVYHAAIAAGLDQRAALMRVVDGLIEETTRF; encoded by the coding sequence ATGACCGAGCCAGCCTTCACCTTGGGGATCGAGGAAGAATATCTGCTGGTCGACCGCGCCAGCCGCGATCTCGTCGTTGACCCACCACGCGCCCTGTTCGAAGAGGCGCAGGCGCAGCTCGGCGTCCATGTCAGTCCTGAATTCATGCGTTCGCAGATCGAGATCGGTACCGGCATTTGCACGTCGCTGGGCGAGGCGCGCGAGCAACTGCGCCGGTTGCGCGCGACGTTGGCCGAGATCACAGCGCATCACGGCCTCGCCATCGTTGCGGCGTCGACCCATCCCTTCGCCGATTGGGGTGGGCAGAAGCATACCGACAAGGAGCGCTACAATGCCTTGGCGCGTGACATCGGCGGGCCGGTGCGGCGCCTCCTCATCTGCGGCATGCATGTCCATGTCGGGATCGAGGACCCGGAACTGCGCATTGATCTGATGAGCCAGGCAAGCTACTTCCTGCCTCATCTCCTGGCGCTTTCCACCTCATCGCCATTCTGGCGGGGCGCCGATACCGGGCTCAAATCTTATCGCCTGGCCGTGTTCAACGAGCTGCCGCGCACCGGCCTTCCTGAAATCTTCGATTCCTTCGGCGAATATCAGCGCCATCTCGACGTGCTCATCAGCGCTGGCCTTATCGAGGATGGCAGCAAGTTGTGGTGGGATCTGCGTCCCTCGGCTCGTTTCCCGACCCTTGAGATGCGCATCGCCGACGCCTGCACCCTCCTTGAGGATACGCTGGCCATTGCCGCCATGTACCGCTGTGTCCTGCGCATGCTCTATCGCCTCCGCCGCGGCAACCAGCGCTGGCGGCGCTATTCGGCCATGCTGCTCAATGAGAATCGCTGGCGCGCGCAGCGCTACGGCATCGACGAAGGCCTGGTCGATTTCGGCAAGGGCCGCATCGTGCCGATGCGCGACCTCATCGGGGAAATGCTGGTGCTTCTCCAGGAGGATGCCGAGTTCTTCGGCTGCACCGCCGAGCTGGCGCATACCCGCGCAATCCTCGACCGCGGCACCAGTGCGCACCGGCAATTGGCGGTCTATCATGCGGCTATCGCCGCCGGCCTCGACCAGCGCGCGGCCCTCATGCGCGTGGTCGATGGGCTGATCGAGGAAACGACGCGCTTCTAG
- a CDS encoding N-formylglutamate amidohydrolase — MSIDYYNDKLLGPADPPPFTLLNETGKAPLILFCDHAGRAFPRKLGNLGLSQSALDQHIAWDIGIANVAAILSRNLDAPCALANYSRLVIDCNRRLDDPTSIAQESDRIFIPGNHGLDQKARDQRAAEIFRPYHIAVDKLIKAKLTSGVLPAILSLHSFTPVMNGFQRPWHFGILWNRDPRLPLPLMTRLAQLPHVCVGDNEPYSGRDEHGFSIIAHAEEMSLPHALIEIRQDLISDDAGVSRWTAKLEGTLKGLLADPNVFYSPAAK; from the coding sequence ATGTCTATCGATTACTACAACGACAAACTGCTGGGTCCCGCGGATCCACCCCCCTTCACCCTGCTCAACGAAACGGGCAAGGCGCCCCTGATCCTGTTCTGCGACCATGCCGGCCGCGCCTTTCCGCGCAAGCTCGGCAATCTCGGCCTCAGCCAATCCGCTCTCGACCAGCATATCGCCTGGGATATCGGCATCGCCAATGTGGCTGCCATTCTGTCGCGCAATCTCGATGCGCCCTGTGCCTTGGCCAATTATTCGCGCCTGGTGATCGACTGCAACCGGCGCCTCGACGATCCGACCTCGATCGCGCAGGAATCTGACCGGATCTTCATTCCCGGCAATCATGGGCTTGATCAGAAGGCGCGTGACCAGCGTGCGGCGGAAATCTTCCGTCCCTATCACATCGCTGTCGACAAGCTCATCAAGGCGAAACTCACTAGTGGCGTGCTGCCGGCGATCCTGTCGCTGCACAGCTTCACGCCGGTGATGAACGGATTCCAGCGCCCCTGGCATTTCGGTATCCTGTGGAACCGCGATCCGCGATTGCCCTTGCCGCTGATGACGCGGCTCGCGCAACTGCCCCATGTCTGCGTCGGTGACAACGAGCCCTATTCCGGCCGCGACGAGCATGGCTTTTCCATCATCGCCCATGCCGAGGAGATGAGCCTGCCCCATGCGCTTATTGAGATCCGCCAGGACCTTATCAGCGATGATGCCGGCGTCTCGCGCTGGACAGCCAAGCTGGAAGGCACACTTAAAGGCCTGCTCGCCGACCCCAACGTGTTCTATTCTCCCGCTGCAAAATGA
- a CDS encoding EamA family transporter — protein MKSGPSADRFALPVLILGAVMISFSGIFVKLSEVGPTMTGFYRMALALPIFAIWVWCHRPARRSTAPERRKAFQVTGFAGLSLAIDLIAWHWCLQFASVAAATLMGNTAPLWVAAFGFLFFGERFGLRFIIGMAAAFGGVWLLLAGGDKGFDIHNSLAFVLGMVGAITYAGYLRGGKEARRHLSTAEVMLWGSLVASLVLLPVGLLTEDRVLPQSWSGWGAVLGLALVSQTIGQSLINWAVAHLPAAFSSLTLLINPLASAVFAWALLGEGLGPWQILGGVVVLGGIFLAKPNGRNEGNGQETGPRDSSRAA, from the coding sequence ATGAAATCAGGTCCATCAGCCGACCGCTTTGCCTTGCCCGTGCTGATCCTGGGGGCGGTGATGATTTCCTTTTCCGGCATCTTCGTGAAACTTTCCGAAGTCGGCCCGACCATGACCGGCTTCTATCGCATGGCACTTGCGCTGCCCATTTTTGCGATCTGGGTCTGGTGCCATCGACCAGCGCGGCGCTCGACCGCGCCGGAGCGCCGGAAGGCGTTCCAGGTAACGGGATTCGCCGGCCTGTCTCTCGCCATCGATCTCATCGCCTGGCATTGGTGCCTGCAATTTGCCAGCGTCGCCGCCGCAACCTTGATGGGCAATACCGCGCCGCTCTGGGTCGCGGCCTTCGGCTTCCTGTTCTTCGGCGAGCGATTCGGGCTGAGGTTCATCATCGGCATGGCAGCAGCCTTTGGCGGTGTATGGCTGTTGCTGGCCGGCGGCGACAAGGGCTTCGACATTCATAACAGCCTTGCCTTCGTGCTCGGCATGGTCGGCGCCATCACCTATGCTGGATATCTGCGTGGCGGCAAGGAAGCACGGCGGCATCTGTCGACCGCGGAGGTGATGCTGTGGGGGTCGCTCGTCGCCAGCCTCGTCCTGCTGCCAGTGGGACTCCTGACCGAGGACCGGGTCCTGCCGCAAAGCTGGTCCGGCTGGGGCGCCGTGCTGGGCCTCGCTTTGGTGAGCCAGACCATCGGCCAGAGCCTGATCAACTGGGCCGTGGCGCATCTGCCGGCGGCCTTCTCCTCGCTCACCCTGCTGATCAACCCGTTGGCCTCGGCCGTCTTTGCCTGGGCACTTCTGGGCGAGGGGCTGGGACCCTGGCAGATCCTGGGTGGGGTGGTCGTGCTCGGCGGGATTTTTCTGGCTAAGCCCAACGGCAGAAACGAGGGAAATGGGCAGGAAACCGGGCCCCGGGACAGTTCGCGCGCCGCCTAG
- a CDS encoding glycerate kinase — protein sequence MAPFLLSQQKSQGKSVSVIETDLLKRMFAAAIAAVDPLQILAPHLPPRPKGRVIVVGAGKAAAAMAKAVEAAWPGDIDGLVVTRYQHGLPCRSIEVVEAAHPVPDEKGQQAARRILDRVRGLSADDLVLCLISGGGSALLAIPGDGLTLADKQAVNKALLKSGANIAEMNCVRKHLSLIKGGRLAAAAYPAKVVSLLISDVPGDDPSVIGSGPTVADPSTREDAIAVFAKYSMAMPPAVKAHLDNPACETPKPGDPRLASGETRMLGTPQHALEAAAKVAKAAGYTPLILGDLEGEARDVALVHAGIARQVAAHGQPAPAPVALISGGETTVTVRGKGRGGRNAEFLLALAVALQGQRGIYAAAGDTDCIDGTEDNAGALLTPDSIARAADKGLSAKAMLADNDGYGFFKALGDLIVTRPTRTNVNDFRVILINQA from the coding sequence ATGGCACCATTCCTACTGTCGCAGCAGAAAAGTCAGGGGAAGTCCGTGAGCGTTATCGAAACCGACTTGTTGAAGCGGATGTTTGCCGCCGCCATCGCCGCGGTCGACCCATTGCAGATCTTGGCGCCCCATCTGCCACCGCGGCCCAAAGGCCGCGTGATCGTGGTGGGCGCCGGCAAGGCCGCCGCCGCCATGGCCAAGGCGGTCGAGGCCGCATGGCCAGGCGACATCGACGGGCTGGTGGTGACCCGCTATCAGCACGGCCTGCCCTGCCGCTCGATCGAAGTCGTTGAAGCTGCCCATCCGGTGCCGGACGAAAAAGGTCAGCAGGCGGCGCGGCGCATCCTCGACAGGGTCCGCGGCCTCAGCGCTGACGATCTGGTGCTGTGTCTCATCTCCGGCGGCGGCTCGGCGCTGCTCGCCATTCCGGGCGATGGATTGACACTCGCCGACAAACAGGCCGTCAACAAGGCACTGCTCAAATCCGGCGCCAACATTGCAGAAATGAACTGCGTTCGGAAGCATCTCTCCCTGATCAAGGGCGGGCGCCTTGCCGCCGCCGCCTACCCGGCCAAGGTGGTGAGCCTGCTCATCTCCGATGTGCCAGGGGATGATCCTTCGGTGATCGGATCCGGGCCGACCGTGGCTGATCCCAGCACGCGCGAAGACGCCATCGCGGTATTCGCGAAATACAGCATGGCGATGCCGCCTGCGGTCAAAGCCCATCTCGACAATCCTGCCTGCGAGACGCCCAAGCCCGGTGATCCTCGATTGGCAAGCGGCGAAACCCGCATGCTGGGAACCCCGCAGCATGCCCTTGAGGCCGCCGCCAAGGTCGCCAAAGCGGCTGGCTATACGCCGCTCATCCTCGGTGATCTTGAAGGCGAGGCGCGGGATGTGGCCCTGGTTCACGCCGGGATTGCCCGACAAGTGGCGGCCCATGGCCAGCCTGCGCCGGCCCCTGTGGCCCTGATATCCGGCGGCGAAACGACGGTCACCGTGCGGGGCAAGGGCCGGGGCGGCCGCAATGCCGAGTTCCTGCTGGCTCTTGCCGTGGCGCTCCAGGGCCAGCGAGGGATATATGCCGCTGCCGGGGATACCGACTGCATCGACGGGACCGAGGACAATGCCGGCGCCCTGCTGACCCCCGATAGTATCGCCCGCGCCGCCGATAAGGGCTTGAGTGCCAAGGCCATGCTGGCAGACAATGACGGTTACGGCTTCTTCAAGGCCCTGGGAGATCTCATTGTCACAAGGCCGACACGAACCAATGTCAATGATTTCCGCGTCATCCTGATCAACCAAGCATAA
- the pyk gene encoding pyruvate kinase: MRRQRKAKIIATLGPSSTSRAEIEALFLAGVDVFRLNFSHGSHEDHKKRYDIIRDIENTTKRPIGVLVDLQGPKLRVGQFKNGSVVLHPGQKFTFDLDKALGEEQRAPLPHPEILSALMPGVTLLLDDGKLRMRVLKAAKNAAECEVEIGGKLSDRKGVNVPDVVLPLSPLTKKDLTDLTFGLDLGADWIALSFVQRPEDVAEARKLIQGRARIMSKLEKPAAIERLDEIVDLSDAVMVARGDLGVEMPAEDVPSLQKRIIAACRLAGKPVVVATQMLDSMVNAPTPTRAEASDVATAVYDGADAVMLSAETASGHFPLESVAMMNRIAERVERDPFYRRILEAQRLDHAATESDAISQAAAQVAHTLSAAAIVTYTTSGSTGLRMARERPEVPILCLTSSLQTARNMALVWGTHCVVTADLKRFSEMADKACRLALREDFAKAGERIVVTAGVPLGTPGSTNILRVAWVEE; the protein is encoded by the coding sequence ATGAGACGACAGCGCAAGGCCAAGATCATCGCAACCCTTGGCCCCTCTTCCACCTCCCGTGCCGAGATCGAAGCATTGTTCCTGGCGGGCGTCGATGTGTTTCGCCTCAATTTTTCCCATGGCAGCCACGAAGACCACAAGAAGCGCTACGACATCATCCGCGATATCGAGAACACGACCAAGCGGCCGATCGGCGTGCTGGTCGACCTGCAGGGGCCAAAGCTCCGCGTCGGCCAGTTCAAGAACGGCTCGGTCGTGTTGCACCCGGGCCAGAAGTTCACCTTCGACCTCGACAAGGCCCTGGGCGAAGAACAGCGGGCACCCCTGCCGCACCCGGAGATCCTCTCTGCCCTGATGCCGGGCGTCACCCTGTTGCTCGATGACGGCAAGCTGCGCATGCGCGTGCTCAAGGCCGCCAAGAACGCCGCCGAATGCGAAGTCGAGATCGGCGGCAAGCTATCCGACCGCAAGGGCGTCAATGTGCCGGACGTCGTGCTGCCCTTGTCGCCGCTCACCAAGAAGGATCTAACTGACCTCACCTTCGGCCTCGATCTCGGCGCTGACTGGATCGCCCTTTCCTTCGTGCAACGGCCCGAGGATGTGGCCGAAGCGCGTAAGCTCATCCAGGGCCGCGCCCGCATCATGTCGAAGCTGGAGAAGCCCGCAGCCATCGAACGGCTGGACGAGATCGTCGATCTGTCCGACGCCGTCATGGTGGCGCGCGGCGATCTCGGTGTCGAAATGCCGGCGGAAGACGTGCCGAGCCTCCAGAAGCGCATCATCGCCGCCTGCAGGCTTGCCGGCAAACCGGTGGTGGTGGCGACCCAGATGCTGGATTCCATGGTCAACGCGCCGACGCCGACCCGCGCCGAGGCATCCGACGTGGCGACTGCCGTCTATGACGGCGCCGATGCGGTGATGCTGTCGGCGGAAACCGCGAGCGGCCATTTCCCGCTGGAATCGGTGGCCATGATGAACCGCATCGCCGAACGCGTCGAACGCGACCCGTTCTACCGGCGCATCCTGGAAGCGCAGCGCCTCGACCATGCGGCGACTGAATCGGATGCGATCAGCCAGGCCGCGGCCCAGGTCGCCCACACGCTCTCGGCGGCAGCCATCGTCACCTATACGACGTCGGGCTCCACGGGTCTGCGCATGGCGCGCGAGCGACCGGAAGTGCCGATCCTGTGCCTCACCTCCAGTCTGCAGACGGCGCGCAACATGGCGCTGGTCTGGGGTACGCATTGCGTGGTGACCGCCGACCTCAAGCGCTTCTCGGAGATGGCCGACAAGGCCTGCCGCCTTGCCCTTCGCGAGGATTTCGCCAAGGCCGGCGAGCGCATCGTGGTGACGGCCGGCGTGCCGCTGGGCACACCGGGATCCACCAACATCCTGCGCGTGGCCTGGGTCGAGGAGTAG
- a CDS encoding DUF2339 domain-containing protein translates to MDEVFEILFWLLGVALGGFAVFVMPFVSFISWRRGLRLDRELRALRQEVLQLKRQGITMPAPAPEAAPTVEPEIVAASSAPIPEPAIVESAIVEPAPVEAPFIHAESGTSRQAEPEPAPAPAPAPSSEGKDFEGRLGGRIYGWLGGIALAFAGVFLVKYSVEQGWLSPAVRVSLGILFGFVLLGVAQWMRKRSNNLGQALTAASVAVLYAALFAATALYDLLPTAFAFIVLAALTFAAIALSLRDGPFVGLVGLAGGFLTPLFVASDTPNLPVLFGFLYLLQWGALMLLKQRGWWYQAAIANAGGLLWAAFLISVLAFDRSMAGSYAIPLFLIGTSWTSIWALESRGGALRSVEMLWTTRATSIACFGLMAFLIAASEYATMNWFFALLLVTSHLVAARRWTAEDVPAYIGAAIMVAAYALWPATTWDYETATVIDRSFEMIVTGLIFGGLLLFGGWYFAHGAKHPTRWAALSTLGSGFIFGGAYLQLRHHEFLISWPILAVSLAAIHMALAQRLDHLRRQDPHYVGAFALHCLAVSGFIAIAIPMQLEKSWTAIAWSFELPIIAWVANRLDLAWLRRAIWVGIALVLGGIWYSGFPAGETLIFNWLLYGLGIPLIGFVVTAYLLTNSPEQKLRRTLQILASALGFGLLGLEIEHFYAHINVPTPDFPAHGVQAIAWLCVAHLLLLIGDRRKSPVLYDAALVVAAIAGVWLLLFPLFFDHPMFNTIYVGETPFLNRIGLVYGLPCLLLLGFAATLMRRVDLGQKGVIGYRIAGVYGLFLGFVCVTLWVRQLVHGGIIEFWNHSSTDAELYGYSAAWTLYGVALLMLGVKMRSQALRYASAAVVLLTVLKVGLVDASDLTGLYRVASFLGLGIALIGIGYLYQRILFKVKA, encoded by the coding sequence ATGGATGAAGTCTTCGAGATCCTGTTCTGGCTGCTGGGTGTCGCGCTTGGCGGATTTGCGGTGTTCGTGATGCCGTTCGTCTCCTTCATCTCCTGGCGCCGGGGCCTGCGCCTTGACCGGGAGCTGCGGGCACTGCGCCAGGAAGTGCTACAACTGAAGCGCCAGGGCATCACCATGCCAGCGCCTGCCCCAGAAGCGGCTCCCACCGTCGAGCCCGAGATCGTGGCAGCGTCGAGCGCGCCGATCCCTGAACCGGCGATTGTGGAGTCGGCCATTGTGGAGCCCGCCCCGGTTGAAGCGCCCTTTATTCATGCCGAATCCGGGACGTCGCGACAGGCTGAACCTGAGCCGGCACCGGCGCCCGCCCCGGCACCATCCAGCGAGGGCAAGGATTTTGAGGGTCGCCTCGGTGGCCGCATCTATGGCTGGCTGGGTGGTATCGCGCTCGCGTTCGCGGGCGTGTTCCTGGTGAAATACTCGGTCGAGCAGGGCTGGCTGTCGCCGGCCGTGCGCGTCTCGCTCGGCATCCTGTTCGGCTTCGTGCTGCTGGGTGTCGCCCAATGGATGCGCAAGCGCTCCAATAATCTGGGCCAGGCGCTTACCGCAGCCTCGGTGGCCGTGCTCTATGCGGCCCTCTTTGCCGCGACCGCGCTCTATGACCTGCTGCCGACCGCGTTTGCCTTCATTGTCCTGGCAGCGCTCACCTTCGCTGCGATCGCGCTATCGCTGCGCGACGGTCCCTTCGTCGGCCTGGTGGGCTTGGCCGGCGGCTTCCTCACGCCGTTGTTCGTCGCCTCGGATACGCCCAACCTGCCGGTGCTGTTCGGCTTCCTTTATCTGCTGCAATGGGGCGCTCTGATGCTCCTCAAGCAGCGCGGCTGGTGGTATCAGGCGGCGATCGCCAATGCCGGCGGCCTGCTATGGGCGGCCTTCCTGATCTCGGTCCTCGCCTTCGACCGCAGCATGGCCGGCAGCTATGCCATCCCGCTGTTCCTGATCGGCACGTCCTGGACCTCGATCTGGGCGCTGGAATCGCGTGGTGGCGCCCTGCGCTCGGTCGAGATGCTGTGGACCACACGGGCGACCTCGATCGCCTGTTTCGGCCTGATGGCGTTCCTCATCGCTGCCAGTGAATACGCGACGATGAACTGGTTCTTCGCCCTCCTGCTCGTGACAAGCCATCTCGTCGCCGCGCGGCGCTGGACCGCCGAGGACGTGCCGGCCTATATCGGCGCCGCCATCATGGTGGCCGCCTACGCGCTGTGGCCGGCCACCACATGGGATTACGAGACCGCCACCGTCATCGACCGCAGTTTCGAGATGATCGTGACGGGCCTCATCTTCGGCGGCCTGCTCCTGTTCGGCGGCTGGTACTTCGCCCATGGGGCCAAGCATCCGACCCGTTGGGCGGCGCTTTCGACTCTGGGCTCCGGCTTCATCTTCGGTGGCGCGTATCTGCAGCTGCGCCATCACGAATTTCTGATCTCGTGGCCGATTCTGGCCGTAAGCCTCGCCGCCATCCACATGGCGCTGGCACAGCGGCTGGATCATCTGCGCCGGCAGGATCCGCATTATGTCGGCGCCTTCGCCCTGCATTGCCTTGCCGTCTCCGGCTTCATTGCCATCGCCATCCCGATGCAGCTGGAGAAATCCTGGACCGCTATCGCCTGGTCGTTCGAATTGCCGATCATCGCCTGGGTCGCCAACCGCCTCGACCTCGCCTGGCTGCGTCGCGCGATCTGGGTCGGCATTGCGCTTGTTCTTGGCGGCATCTGGTATTCCGGCTTTCCGGCCGGGGAGACGCTTATCTTCAACTGGCTGCTCTATGGTCTAGGCATTCCCCTCATAGGCTTTGTGGTGACGGCCTATCTCCTCACCAACTCACCGGAGCAGAAGCTGCGTCGCACGCTGCAGATCCTGGCCTCGGCCCTGGGCTTCGGCCTGCTCGGCTTGGAGATCGAGCATTTCTACGCCCATATCAACGTGCCGACGCCGGACTTCCCGGCCCATGGCGTGCAGGCGATCGCCTGGCTCTGTGTCGCTCATCTGTTGCTGCTCATTGGCGATCGCCGCAAATCACCGGTGCTTTATGACGCAGCGCTGGTGGTGGCTGCCATCGCAGGTGTCTGGCTGCTGCTATTCCCGCTTTTCTTCGATCACCCGATGTTCAACACCATATATGTCGGCGAGACACCGTTCCTCAACCGCATCGGGCTCGTCTATGGCCTGCCCTGCCTGTTGCTGCTGGGCTTTGCCGCCACCCTGATGCGTCGCGTCGACCTCGGTCAGAAGGGCGTCATCGGCTATCGCATCGCCGGCGTCTATGGTCTCTTCCTTGGCTTCGTCTGTGTCACCCTCTGGGTGCGCCAGCTGGTCCATGGCGGCATCATCGAGTTCTGGAACCACAGCAGCACCGATGCCGAGCTCTACGGCTACTCCGCGGCCTGGACGCTCTATGGCGTCGCCTTGCTGATGCTGGGGGTGAAGATGCGCTCGCAGGCACTCCGCTATGCCTCGGCCGCGGTGGTGCTGCTGACGGTGCTGAAAGTGGGGCTTGTCGATGCGTCCGATCTCACCGGGCTTTATCGGGTGGCGAGCTTCCTCGGCCTCGGTATCGCCCTCATCGGCATCGGCTATCTCTACCAGCGCATCCTGTTCAAGGTGAAGGCGTAG
- a CDS encoding sel1 repeat family protein: MSRLGLAAGIAALLLIASPAAQADGNAGLKAYQAGDYATALREFLPLAEAGQASAQAAVGQMYLDGLGVPKDPALAAAWLEKAAGGGNARARAQIGALYATGTGVPQDEMKASYWLLKAANQNVRQSQRFMALRFYAGQGVPRDLAQSFLYAALCAKQGDPEGQALLNQLATEMSPEEKARAQALLQTWQPSN, from the coding sequence ATGAGCCGGCTTGGCTTAGCTGCCGGAATCGCAGCCCTTCTTCTCATTGCGTCGCCCGCGGCCCAGGCCGATGGCAATGCCGGGCTGAAAGCCTATCAGGCCGGTGACTATGCCACCGCCCTCAGGGAGTTCCTGCCGCTGGCCGAAGCAGGGCAGGCATCCGCCCAGGCGGCGGTGGGGCAGATGTATCTCGACGGGCTCGGCGTGCCGAAGGATCCGGCGTTGGCCGCGGCCTGGCTGGAGAAGGCTGCGGGCGGCGGCAATGCCCGCGCCCGCGCCCAGATAGGCGCGCTTTATGCGACCGGCACGGGCGTGCCGCAGGACGAGATGAAGGCCTCCTATTGGCTGCTGAAGGCGGCCAATCAGAATGTGCGCCAGTCGCAACGCTTCATGGCCTTGCGCTTCTATGCCGGCCAGGGGGTGCCCAGGGACCTGGCGCAGAGCTTCCTCTATGCCGCCTTGTGCGCCAAGCAGGGCGACCCGGAAGGCCAGGCGCTCCTGAACCAGTTGGCGACCGAAATGTCCCCTGAGGAAAAGGCCCGCGCCCAGGCGCTGCTGCAGACTTGGCAGCCCAGCAACTGA